One Nicotiana sylvestris chromosome 12, ASM39365v2, whole genome shotgun sequence genomic window carries:
- the LOC138883823 gene encoding uncharacterized protein — MELLKEFKDVFSWSYKVMPGLDPKVAVHHLVVKNGTHPVKQAQRRFRPDLVPLIETEVNKLIKVGFIHEVKYSTRVSKLMIDATTGYEAMSFMDECWCYLPTGYAKYLDDLLHKNVEYYVDDLVVPTLDESIKCAFGVTPGKFLSFIVRHRGIEIDQAKVDAILKTSEPRDIHELKSLQGKLAYLRRFTSNLPGRCQPFNHLMKKGVPFKWDQACSNTFESIRTYSMMPPVLAASIPEKLLILCISAQERSVGVMLAQKNSTGKENSLYYLNMMMKPNEMNYSPIKKLCLALVFSIQKLKHYFQAHVVHLVSRANPIKFVISKPVLSDRLARWYLQFQQFKIVYIPQKAIKGQALADFLANHHILDDWKLDDELPDEDKMVIEVQPPWKMYFDGAAHAEELVLLFGGYEVKKPELRPYYDYAKKLIGLGDDATIQYVPRKENKKADALSALASSLTLPDQAEVIVCQKLVVPPPNEVEGEENELKHLVAVSKDEKEEWRQPIIDYLSYEILPENPRRRTKIRFLHLTSFTTKIPYTEAIQEELTNEENARLRLAELEALGEKRLESQRSLECSQDRLSCAFNKRVRPRSFQVGDKILGIRRPIITSHKPIGKFTLKWDGPYVVQEAYSSGAYKLVDANGMRIDPINGMFLKKYHP, encoded by the exons ATGGAGTTACTTAAGGAGTTTAAAGATGTCTTTTCTTGGAGTTACAAAGtgatgcctggcttggaccctaaagtagcagtccatcaccttgtaGTCAAGAATGGCACGCATCCTGTTAAGCAAGCTCAAAGGCGTTTTAGGCCGGACCTGGTCCCTctgattgaaactgaagttaacaaactcatcaaAGTTGGATTTATTCATGAAGTTAAATACTCAACaagggtttcaa agctgatgatcgatgctactactggttatgaggcaatgtctttcatggacg aatgctggtgctacttaccaacgGGCTATGCAAAATATCTTGATGaccttctccacaagaatgttgAATACTATGTGGATGACTTGGTG GTACCAACTTTGGATGAATCCattaaatgtgcctttggagttactcCTGGAAAGTTCCTTAGTTTCATTGTCCGACATCGAGGGATCGagattgatcaagccaaagtggatgccattttgaaaacGTCTGAGCCTCGCGATattcatgaattgaaaagtctccaaggaaagctagcataccttaggAGATTCACCTCAAACCTAcctgggaggtgccaaccattcaATCACCTCATGAAGAAAGGCGTCCCTTTCAAGTGGGACCAAGCTTGTAGCAATACCTTTGAAAGTATCAGAACCTACTCGATGATGCCTCCAGTTTTAGCAGCCTCTATACCTGAAAAGTTGTTGATACTATGTATTTCCGcacaagaaaggtctgttggagtgATGTTGGCCCAAAAAAATAGTACAGGGAAAGAAAACTCCCTTTACTACTTGAACATGATGATGAAACCAAATGAGATGAATTATTCGCCAATCAAAAAGTtatgtttggcgctagtcttctcaatccaaaagttgaagcattactttcaagctcatgtcgttCATTTGGTTTCTagagcaaatcccatcaagttcgtgataTCAAAACCTgtccttagtgatcgactagcaaggtggtacctccagtttcaacaatttaaaattgtgtacatccctcaaaaggctatAAAAGGACAAGCGTTAGCGGACTTCTTGGCAAATCACCATATACTTGATGATTGGAAGTTGGATgacgaactacctgatgaggacaAAATGGTcattgaagttcaacctccatggaagatgtactttgatggtgctgcacaTGCGGAGGAGCTAGTGCtg CTTTTCGGTGGTTACGAGGTCAAGAAACCCGAACTACGCCCTTACTATGATTATGCTAAAAAATTAATAGGGTTGGGCGATGACGCGACTATTCAATatgtgccaaggaaagaaaacaagaaggctGATGCTTTATCTGCCCTAGCTTCATCGTTAACCCTGCCTGATCAAGCAGAAGTTATTGTCTGCCAAAAATTGGTAGTACCGCCGCCAAATGAGGttgaaggtgaagaaaatgaactcaaacATCTTGTCGCTGTTTCTAaagatgagaaagaagaatggcgacaacccattatcgactacttaaGCTATgagatacttccagaaaatccgagAAGAAGGACTAAAATCCGTTTCCTGCACCTCacttcctttactacaaagataccCTATACAGAAG CTATTCAAGAAGAGCTCActaatgaagaaaatgctcgacttcgattagcagagttggaggcTCTTGGTGAGAAGAGGTTGGAATCTCAACGGAGTCTTGAATGTTCTCAAGATCGATTGTCttgcgccttcaataaaagagtccgcccaagatcctttcaagtaggagataaAATCCTTGGAATAAGAAGACCCattattacttcccataaacctatagggaagttcactttaaaatgggatgggccatatgtcgtgCAAGAAGCTTATTCAAGTGGTGCTTACAAACTGGTTGATGCAAATGGCATGAGAATCGACCCTATCAATGGCATGTTTTTGAAGAAGTATCATCCATGA